The following proteins come from a genomic window of Microbacterium sulfonylureivorans:
- a CDS encoding LLM class flavin-dependent oxidoreductase, which translates to MQFGIFTVSDITEDPTNGTTPSEAEKIRNAITVAKHAEEVGLDVFALGEHHNPPFWSSSPTTTLAYIAAQTERLILSTATTLITTNDPVKIAEDFAMLQHVSGGRVDLMIGRGNTGPVYPWFGKDIRQGLPLAIENYNLLHRLWREDVVDWEGQFRTPLQGFTSTPRPLDGVAPFVWHGSIRTPEIAEQAAYYGDGFFANNIFWPKEHYQRLIALYRQRYAHYGHGTPEQAIVGLGGQVFMAAKSQDAVSQFRPYFDNAPVYGHGPSLEDFSEMTPLTVGSPQQVIDRYAAMRDYYGDYQRQLFLIDHAGLPLKTVLEQLDILGGEVVPVLRKELAENRPADIPDAPSHANLVKAAYGDAAPRQAVPGANRGDNLVGDSPYRDTPAPAGAAFGLGRKEA; encoded by the coding sequence ATGCAGTTCGGCATCTTCACGGTGAGCGACATCACCGAGGACCCGACGAACGGCACCACGCCGAGCGAGGCGGAGAAGATCCGCAACGCCATCACCGTCGCCAAGCACGCCGAAGAGGTCGGGCTCGACGTCTTCGCCCTGGGCGAGCACCACAACCCGCCGTTCTGGTCCTCCTCGCCCACGACCACCCTCGCGTACATCGCCGCGCAGACCGAGCGCCTCATCCTGTCGACCGCCACGACGCTCATCACCACGAACGACCCGGTGAAGATCGCGGAGGACTTCGCGATGCTGCAGCACGTCTCGGGGGGCCGCGTCGACCTGATGATCGGCCGCGGCAACACCGGACCCGTGTACCCGTGGTTCGGCAAGGACATCCGCCAGGGTCTGCCGCTCGCGATCGAGAACTACAACCTGCTGCACCGCCTGTGGCGTGAGGACGTCGTGGACTGGGAGGGCCAGTTCCGCACGCCTCTGCAGGGCTTCACGTCGACTCCGCGGCCGCTCGACGGTGTCGCGCCGTTCGTGTGGCACGGCTCGATCCGCACCCCCGAGATCGCCGAGCAGGCCGCCTACTACGGGGACGGCTTCTTCGCGAACAACATCTTCTGGCCCAAGGAGCACTACCAGCGCCTGATCGCCCTGTACCGGCAGCGGTACGCGCACTACGGCCACGGCACGCCCGAGCAGGCGATCGTCGGCCTCGGCGGCCAGGTCTTCATGGCCGCGAAGTCGCAGGATGCCGTCAGTCAGTTCCGTCCGTACTTCGACAACGCCCCGGTCTACGGCCACGGGCCGTCGCTCGAGGACTTCAGCGAGATGACCCCGCTCACCGTCGGGTCTCCGCAGCAGGTCATCGACCGCTACGCCGCGATGCGCGACTACTACGGCGACTACCAGCGCCAGCTCTTCCTCATCGACCACGCCGGCCTGCCGCTGAAGACCGTGCTCGAGCAGCTCGACATCCTCGGCGGCGAGGTCGTCCCGGTGCTCCGCAAGGAGCTCGCCGAGAACCGCCCGGCCGACATCCCGGACGCCCCGAGTCACGCGAACCTCGTGAAGGCGGCGTATGGGGACGCGGCACCCCGCCAGGCCGTTCCCGGTGCGAACCGCGGCGACAACCTCGTCGGCGACAGCCCCTACCGCGACACGCCCGCTCCCGCGGGCGCTGCATTCGGCCTCGGCCGCAAGGAGGCGTGA
- a CDS encoding FMN reductase: MTTAARRIAVISAGLSNPSSTRLLADRLAAATAKQLAERDIEVKVDVFELRDYAHDITNNLLTGFAPPALESMVNAVVSADAVIAVTPIFSTSYSGLFKSFIDVLDPDALTGKPVLIGANAGTARHSLAIDYAIRPLFTYLHAEPVSTGVFAASSDWGAAGDQVAPLGERVDRGARELAEAIARREPAKNDDPFDPANYLGEGRSFGHLLGGLAGE, translated from the coding sequence ATGACCACGGCAGCACGGCGCATCGCCGTCATCTCGGCCGGGCTCTCGAACCCGTCCTCCACCCGTCTCCTCGCCGACCGGCTCGCCGCGGCGACCGCGAAGCAGCTCGCCGAGCGCGACATCGAGGTGAAGGTCGACGTGTTCGAGCTGCGCGACTACGCGCACGACATCACGAACAACCTCCTCACCGGGTTCGCGCCGCCGGCGCTCGAGTCGATGGTCAACGCCGTCGTCTCGGCCGACGCGGTCATCGCCGTGACGCCGATCTTCTCGACGAGCTACTCGGGGCTGTTCAAGTCGTTCATCGACGTGCTCGATCCCGACGCGCTGACCGGCAAGCCGGTGCTCATCGGCGCGAACGCGGGCACGGCCCGCCACTCGCTGGCGATCGACTACGCCATCCGGCCGCTGTTCACGTACCTGCACGCCGAGCCGGTCTCGACGGGGGTGTTCGCGGCATCGAGCGACTGGGGCGCCGCGGGCGACCAGGTCGCGCCGCTCGGCGAACGCGTCGATCGAGGCGCGCGGGAGCTCGCCGAGGCGATCGCCCGGCGCGAACCGGCGAAGAACGACGACCCGTTCGATCCGGCGAACTATCTCGGCGAGGGGCGTTCGTTCGGCCATCTGCTCGGCGGTCTCGCCGGCGAGTAG
- a CDS encoding N(5)-(carboxyethyl)ornithine synthase yields the protein MSAAALTLGVIGTSLKPDERRVPIHPAHFERLPGDLRERVILEAGYGERFGVADDELRPLVGRIASREDVIATSDVVLLPKPQLDDLRRLRDGQVLWGWPHLVQDEAMTQLAIDKRLTVIAFEAMNHWGTDGAFGLHVFHINNELAGYCSVLHALQLCGSTGDYGRRLTAVVIGFGATARGAVTALRAHGVHEVRVLTNRRTASVASPIHAAHIIQFDHDDEPYLSEVITDDGRVPLAPFLAESDIVVNCTLQDPNRPLLYLRESDLGAFRPGSLIVDVSCDEGMGFEWARPTSFHDPMFTVGDTINYYGVDHSPSYLWNSASWEISEALLGFVPVVMGGPAAWSESETIDRATEIAAGVVRNPAILEFQRRDSAFPHRIGIS from the coding sequence ATGTCCGCTGCTGCTCTGACGCTCGGCGTGATCGGCACGTCTCTCAAACCCGACGAACGGCGGGTGCCCATCCACCCCGCTCATTTCGAGAGACTCCCGGGCGACCTGCGCGAGCGGGTCATCCTCGAAGCGGGATACGGCGAGCGTTTCGGCGTCGCCGACGACGAACTGCGTCCGCTCGTGGGGCGGATCGCCTCGCGCGAGGACGTCATCGCGACCTCGGACGTGGTCCTGCTGCCCAAGCCCCAGCTCGACGACCTCCGCCGTCTCCGCGACGGTCAGGTGCTGTGGGGCTGGCCGCACCTGGTCCAGGACGAGGCGATGACCCAGCTCGCGATCGACAAGCGGCTGACGGTCATCGCCTTCGAGGCGATGAACCATTGGGGGACGGACGGCGCATTCGGGCTGCACGTCTTCCACATCAACAACGAGCTCGCCGGATACTGCTCGGTGCTGCATGCGCTGCAGCTGTGCGGCTCGACCGGCGACTACGGCCGGCGCCTCACGGCCGTGGTGATCGGCTTCGGTGCGACGGCCCGCGGGGCGGTGACCGCGCTGCGCGCGCACGGCGTGCACGAGGTGCGCGTGCTGACCAACCGGCGGACGGCCTCGGTGGCCTCGCCCATCCATGCGGCGCACATCATCCAGTTCGACCACGACGACGAGCCCTACCTCAGTGAGGTGATCACCGACGACGGGCGCGTGCCGCTGGCGCCGTTCCTCGCCGAGAGCGACATCGTGGTGAACTGCACGCTGCAGGATCCCAACCGTCCGCTCCTCTACCTGCGGGAGAGCGACCTCGGCGCGTTCCGTCCGGGGAGCCTCATCGTGGACGTCTCGTGCGACGAGGGGATGGGCTTCGAGTGGGCGCGACCGACCTCCTTCCACGACCCGATGTTCACCGTCGGCGACACGATCAACTACTACGGCGTGGACCACAGTCCGTCGTACCTGTGGAATTCCGCCAGCTGGGAGATCAGCGAGGCGCTTCTCGGGTTCGTGCCCGTCGTGATGGGCGGCCCGGCCGCGTGGTCGGAGAGCGAGACGATCGATCGCGCCACCGAGATCGCCGCCGGCGTCGTCAGGAACCCCGCGATCCTCGAGTTCCAGCGACGGGATTCGGCATTTCCCCATCGGATCGGAATATCCTGA
- a CDS encoding RecQ family ATP-dependent DNA helicase — protein MSDDTTDLRDEALAALRRLVDRDDASFHDGQFEAIETLVQQRARALVVQRTGWGKSAVYFVATLLLRRRGTGPTILVSPLLALMRDQVAAAERAGVRAASINSANPLEWAGILTRLGDDEIDVLLVSPERLNNPRFRDEQLPALMARVGLLVVDEAHCISDWGHDFRPDYRRLRDLIAGMPVGVPVLATTATANERVVHDVEEQLGAGGVGVLTIRGPLARESLRLGVLRLPDAATRLAWLLSHLGDLPGSGIIYALTVSAAEDTARLLREAGHEVRAYTGQTDTAEREESERLLKENRVKALVATSALGMGFDKPDLSFVIHLGAPSTPVAYYQQVGRAGRATARADVLLLPGPEDQAIWQYFATSSMPDEGKAKAVLDELAHEGGPLSTVALEARVDIRRSRLELLLKVLDVDGAVDRVQGGWLSTGAPWTYDAERYGRIAEARTREQQSMIEYETTSGCRMEFLQRALDDPAAAPCGRCDNCTQAWYPTDLSPETTAAADAAMNRVGVLVEPRAQWPSGMIRLGIDLRGNIAPGERLEPGRALARLTDLGWGGPLRALFAPGAPDATVSPAMAAACVRVLADWGWETRPAAVIAMPSRAHPTLVASLARTIAEVGRLPLLGALELTGTGPGGAGGNSAYRLAGVADSFAVGPALAGALAGLEGAPVLLVDDLVDSRWSMTVAGRRLRQAGAGPVLPFALAARA, from the coding sequence GTGAGCGACGACACCACCGACCTGCGCGACGAGGCCCTTGCAGCGCTGCGCCGACTGGTCGACCGAGACGACGCCTCGTTCCACGACGGCCAGTTCGAGGCGATCGAGACGCTCGTGCAGCAGCGCGCCCGAGCGCTCGTCGTGCAGCGCACGGGATGGGGCAAGTCGGCGGTCTACTTCGTCGCGACGCTGCTGCTGCGTCGCCGCGGCACCGGGCCCACCATCCTCGTCTCGCCGCTGCTCGCCCTCATGCGCGACCAGGTGGCGGCGGCCGAGCGGGCGGGCGTGCGCGCGGCCAGCATCAACTCGGCCAATCCCCTCGAGTGGGCCGGCATCCTCACCCGCCTGGGCGACGACGAGATCGACGTGCTCCTGGTCAGCCCCGAGCGTCTGAACAATCCGCGCTTCCGCGATGAGCAGCTGCCTGCTCTGATGGCGCGCGTCGGCCTGCTCGTCGTCGACGAGGCGCACTGCATCTCCGACTGGGGCCACGACTTCCGGCCCGACTACCGGCGCCTGCGCGACCTCATCGCCGGCATGCCCGTGGGCGTCCCGGTGCTGGCCACGACGGCCACCGCGAACGAACGTGTCGTGCACGACGTCGAAGAGCAGCTCGGCGCCGGCGGGGTGGGGGTGCTGACGATCCGCGGGCCCCTCGCACGCGAGTCGCTGCGCCTCGGCGTGCTCCGGCTGCCGGATGCCGCGACCCGCCTGGCGTGGCTGCTCAGCCACCTCGGCGACCTTCCGGGCAGCGGCATCATCTATGCGCTCACCGTTTCGGCGGCCGAAGACACCGCGCGCCTGCTGCGCGAAGCCGGCCACGAGGTGAGGGCGTACACCGGGCAGACCGACACCGCCGAGCGGGAGGAGTCCGAGCGGCTGCTGAAGGAGAACCGGGTGAAGGCCCTGGTCGCCACGAGCGCGCTCGGCATGGGCTTCGACAAGCCCGACCTCTCGTTCGTCATCCACCTCGGGGCGCCGTCGACGCCCGTCGCGTACTACCAGCAGGTCGGCCGCGCGGGGCGCGCGACCGCGCGGGCCGACGTCCTGCTCCTCCCCGGACCGGAGGACCAGGCGATCTGGCAGTACTTCGCCACATCGTCGATGCCCGACGAGGGGAAGGCGAAGGCGGTGCTCGACGAGCTCGCCCACGAGGGAGGTCCCCTCTCGACCGTCGCGCTCGAGGCCCGGGTCGACATCCGTCGCAGCCGGCTGGAGCTGCTCCTCAAGGTGCTCGACGTCGACGGCGCGGTCGACCGCGTGCAGGGCGGCTGGCTCTCGACGGGGGCGCCGTGGACCTACGACGCGGAACGGTACGGGCGCATCGCGGAGGCGCGGACGCGCGAGCAGCAGTCCATGATCGAGTACGAGACGACGTCGGGATGCCGCATGGAGTTCCTGCAGCGGGCGCTCGACGATCCGGCCGCCGCACCGTGCGGTCGCTGCGACAACTGCACGCAGGCCTGGTATCCGACCGATCTCTCCCCCGAGACGACCGCGGCCGCCGACGCCGCGATGAACCGCGTGGGCGTGCTGGTCGAGCCGCGCGCCCAGTGGCCCAGCGGCATGATCCGCCTCGGGATCGACCTGCGCGGCAACATCGCCCCGGGCGAGCGACTCGAGCCGGGCAGGGCCCTCGCACGGCTCACCGACCTCGGGTGGGGCGGGCCGTTGCGCGCTCTGTTCGCGCCCGGGGCGCCCGACGCGACGGTATCGCCCGCGATGGCGGCAGCGTGCGTCCGCGTGCTCGCGGACTGGGGCTGGGAGACCCGGCCGGCGGCGGTGATCGCGATGCCGTCCCGCGCGCACCCGACGCTGGTGGCCTCGCTGGCCCGCACGATCGCGGAGGTCGGCCGTCTTCCCCTCCTCGGAGCGCTCGAGCTCACCGGCACCGGTCCCGGCGGCGCCGGCGGCAACAGCGCGTATCGGCTGGCGGGTGTGGCCGACAGCTTCGCCGTGGGTCCGGCGCTCGCGGGTGCGCTCGCAGGGCTCGAGGGCGCTCCGGTGCTGCTCGTCGACGACCTCGTCGACAGCCGCTGGTCGATGACTGTCGCCGGGCGCCGGCTGCGCCAGGCAGGCGCCGGCCCGGTGCTGCCCTTCGCGCTGGCGGCACGGGCCTAG
- a CDS encoding carboxylesterase/lipase family protein, whose product MPDSPVLSVSSGLVRGVREDGIDRFLGIPYAEPPVGEQRFCAPAPRQPWEGERDASAFGPTAPQAVYPPTLAPYLPTVEVAGDDVLTVNVWTPSDRAERGPLPVLVYVHGGALSRGSAALPGYDGTTFARHGIVFVSVQYRLGQEGFGVLDGVPQNLGVLDQQAALRWVRREIAAFGGDPGRVTAMGQSAGANTLTALLALPHAAELFDRAILQSGPLVAQPPKKASRMTRAIAKRLGVAPTRAGFAAVAPADLVAAQTEVAAGGSPLGRGPTVALAIGGAAVPVNPLDSLLAGAGRGIPVLIGSTSEEYRLWFVPGGAIDRITAATLALARMAARVPKRVLEAHRRRSPDASPGQLLGEVMTDVLLRGPITRFADSRTDRGAPTWVYEFRWRSPVDGLGAAHAMELGFVFDLLDTPDAIALGGPDGPRALADAMHGAWVSFVIEGDPGWERWSSRRPVQAFDADGGHIDYAPRQDELAGLPEG is encoded by the coding sequence ATGCCCGATTCCCCCGTCCTGTCGGTCTCGAGCGGGCTCGTGCGGGGGGTGAGAGAGGACGGGATCGACCGGTTCCTCGGCATCCCGTACGCGGAGCCGCCGGTCGGCGAGCAGCGCTTCTGCGCTCCGGCCCCTCGGCAGCCGTGGGAGGGGGAGCGGGATGCCTCGGCCTTCGGCCCGACCGCGCCCCAGGCCGTCTATCCGCCGACGCTCGCCCCGTACCTGCCGACGGTCGAGGTCGCGGGCGACGACGTCCTCACGGTGAACGTCTGGACGCCGTCGGATCGCGCCGAGCGCGGGCCCCTGCCCGTCCTCGTGTACGTGCACGGCGGCGCGCTCAGCCGCGGCTCGGCTGCGCTCCCGGGCTACGACGGCACGACGTTCGCGCGTCACGGCATCGTCTTCGTGTCGGTCCAGTACCGGCTCGGCCAGGAGGGCTTCGGGGTGCTCGACGGCGTGCCGCAGAACCTCGGCGTGCTCGACCAGCAGGCGGCGCTGCGCTGGGTGCGCCGCGAGATCGCCGCATTCGGGGGCGATCCGGGCCGCGTGACGGCGATGGGGCAGTCGGCCGGCGCGAACACGCTCACCGCGCTGCTCGCGCTTCCCCACGCCGCGGAGCTGTTCGACCGCGCGATCCTTCAGAGCGGTCCGCTGGTCGCCCAGCCGCCGAAGAAGGCGAGCCGGATGACACGTGCGATCGCGAAGCGTCTCGGCGTCGCGCCCACGCGGGCGGGGTTCGCCGCCGTCGCACCGGCGGACCTCGTCGCGGCACAGACGGAGGTGGCGGCCGGCGGGTCTCCGCTCGGACGCGGGCCGACCGTCGCGCTCGCGATCGGCGGCGCGGCCGTGCCGGTGAACCCGCTCGATTCGCTGCTCGCCGGCGCGGGACGCGGCATCCCGGTGCTGATCGGCTCCACCAGCGAGGAGTACCGTCTCTGGTTCGTCCCCGGCGGCGCGATCGATCGCATCACCGCCGCCACGCTCGCCCTGGCGCGCATGGCGGCGCGCGTGCCCAAGCGGGTGCTCGAGGCACATCGCCGAAGAAGCCCCGACGCGTCGCCCGGTCAGCTGCTCGGCGAGGTGATGACCGACGTGCTGCTGCGCGGCCCGATCACGCGGTTCGCCGACAGCCGAACGGACCGCGGCGCGCCGACGTGGGTGTACGAGTTCCGGTGGCGAAGTCCCGTCGACGGCCTCGGCGCCGCGCACGCCATGGAACTCGGGTTCGTGTTCGATCTCCTCGACACGCCGGACGCGATCGCGCTCGGCGGACCGGACGGTCCGCGTGCGCTCGCCGACGCGATGCACGGCGCGTGGGTGTCGTTCGTGATCGAGGGCGACCCCGGGTGGGAGCGCTGGTCGTCCCGGCGCCCGGTGCAGGCATTCGACGCCGACGGCGGTCACATCGACTACGCGCCGAGGCAGGATGAGCTCGCAGGGCTCCCGGAGGGGTAG
- a CDS encoding alpha/beta fold hydrolase encodes MTTIDDALAKDRAIADIDWRVFPEGTVHDMFAAPSGDLARVRLGDPDAPRVLLVSGVAGSKEDFVLLFPLFAAAGYRVESYDLAGHYGSVDAGPQNLDPPREHYDYRLFLDDFIAILEDGAAPVHVLGYSFAGLLAELALVERPDLFASITLMAAPPATGQVFRGVKHIGPISDMPPHRAAGLILWGIRYNLNRTPPLRIAFVRERMAVTQRPVIDDVVGLMMATPDFADEVAATGIPKLIAVGESDLWPTEQHAEYAERIGAHVAVYPTGHAPCETAPHQLVRDMLALFAEA; translated from the coding sequence ATGACAACGATCGACGACGCTCTCGCGAAAGACCGCGCCATTGCCGACATCGACTGGCGCGTGTTCCCCGAGGGGACGGTCCACGACATGTTCGCCGCGCCGAGCGGCGACCTGGCGCGGGTGCGCCTCGGCGACCCCGACGCGCCCCGGGTCCTGCTCGTCTCCGGCGTCGCGGGGTCGAAGGAGGACTTCGTCCTCCTGTTCCCGCTCTTCGCCGCAGCCGGCTACCGGGTGGAGTCGTACGACCTGGCGGGCCACTACGGGTCGGTCGACGCGGGCCCGCAGAACCTCGACCCGCCCCGCGAGCACTACGACTACCGGCTCTTCCTCGACGACTTCATCGCCATCCTCGAGGACGGCGCCGCTCCCGTGCACGTCCTCGGCTACAGCTTCGCCGGCCTCCTCGCCGAGCTCGCCCTCGTCGAGCGCCCCGACCTGTTCGCGAGCATCACGCTGATGGCCGCCCCGCCGGCGACCGGCCAGGTCTTCCGGGGGGTCAAGCACATCGGGCCGATCTCCGACATGCCCCCGCACCGCGCCGCCGGGCTCATCCTGTGGGGGATCCGCTACAACCTCAACCGCACGCCGCCGCTGCGGATCGCGTTCGTGCGGGAGCGGATGGCGGTCACCCAGCGGCCCGTGATCGACGACGTGGTGGGACTCATGATGGCGACTCCCGACTTCGCCGACGAGGTCGCCGCGACCGGCATCCCGAAGCTCATCGCGGTGGGCGAGTCCGACCTGTGGCCCACCGAGCAGCACGCGGAGTACGCCGAGCGGATCGGCGCGCACGTCGCGGTGTACCCCACGGGCCACGCGCCGTGCGAGACCGCGCCGCACCAGCTGGTGCGCGACATGCTCGCGCTGTTCGCCGAGGCCTGA
- a CDS encoding acyltransferase family protein, translated as MTDPANAASAASPASPPTGSTGAVRVKRRVPFWDNARFACIVLVVLGHSVQRLTYDSDIALGLYLLVYAFHMPAFAIISGYFSKSDPPSRRQMARVVTDILLPYVIFEGLWTLTKWLVEGRANPNITEPSWTLWFLLALGIFRLVLPYLALLRWPLLWTVLISVGAGYLPNIDSTFSLSRTLGLLPFFTLGWWLREHDVVERLGLLARRRWGATLAAIGLFALAGWAAWFFVDDWRAMNLREWLFYDDNYAALGGTQWWAGGVRLALMVVAIVLSAAFFALLPLGTHWWTHFGQYTMYVYLLHSFVLYPFRESGILRDLEPTWLWLPIVIVASVLIALGLATRPVRTVFRPLVEPRPGWLFADRTLAGREGRRSDPTGSRRPREQPKPPRTHADPRQNG; from the coding sequence ATGACCGATCCAGCGAACGCCGCGAGCGCGGCATCCCCCGCTTCCCCGCCCACCGGGAGCACGGGCGCCGTGCGCGTCAAGCGACGGGTTCCGTTCTGGGACAACGCCCGCTTCGCCTGCATCGTGCTCGTGGTGCTCGGGCACTCGGTGCAGCGGCTCACCTACGACTCCGACATCGCGCTCGGGCTCTACCTGCTCGTGTACGCGTTCCACATGCCGGCGTTCGCGATCATCTCGGGCTACTTCTCCAAGTCGGATCCGCCGAGCCGCCGGCAGATGGCACGCGTCGTCACCGACATCCTCCTGCCGTATGTCATCTTCGAGGGCCTCTGGACGCTGACGAAATGGCTCGTCGAGGGCCGCGCCAACCCGAACATCACCGAGCCGTCCTGGACGCTGTGGTTCCTCCTCGCGCTCGGCATCTTCCGGCTGGTGCTGCCCTACCTGGCGCTCCTGCGCTGGCCGCTGCTGTGGACGGTGCTGATCTCGGTCGGCGCCGGCTACCTGCCCAACATCGATTCGACCTTCTCGCTCTCGCGGACGCTCGGGCTCCTCCCGTTCTTCACCCTCGGCTGGTGGCTGCGCGAGCACGACGTCGTGGAGCGGCTCGGGCTCCTCGCGCGGCGCCGCTGGGGGGCGACGCTGGCCGCGATCGGCCTCTTCGCGCTCGCCGGCTGGGCGGCCTGGTTCTTCGTCGACGACTGGCGCGCGATGAACCTGCGCGAGTGGCTCTTCTACGACGACAACTACGCCGCGCTCGGCGGCACGCAGTGGTGGGCCGGCGGTGTGCGGCTCGCGCTCATGGTCGTCGCGATCGTGCTCAGCGCCGCCTTCTTCGCGCTTCTCCCCCTCGGGACGCACTGGTGGACGCACTTCGGCCAGTACACGATGTACGTCTACCTGCTGCACTCCTTCGTGCTGTATCCGTTCCGCGAGTCCGGGATCCTGCGCGACCTCGAGCCCACCTGGCTGTGGCTGCCCATCGTGATCGTCGCATCTGTGCTCATCGCCCTGGGCCTCGCGACCCGGCCGGTGCGCACGGTGTTCCGCCCCCTCGTCGAACCTCGGCCCGGCTGGCTGTTCGCCGACCGTACGCTGGCCGGTCGCGAGGGCCGTCGCAGCGACCCGACGGGCTCCCGCCGCCCGCGTGAGCAGCCGAAGCCGCCGCGGACGCACGCCGATCCGCGCCAGAACGGGTGA
- a CDS encoding DNA/RNA non-specific endonuclease, which yields MTLGVGGARQDGRVADATPAGYDDGFLGIPVPLPRPVGGARLHDLPYPRFTVLLDPVRRLAAMTGVNIDGATLRDLPRTGEWELDPRVPASDQTGPAVYADNDLDRGHLVRRRDPGWGTVAEARAATEATFSYANAAPQAGAFNQSKELWLGLEDHVLEYADTTDRRVSVFTAPVLAADDPPYRGVGIPRRFFKVAAWASEGEDGMPRLEAAGFVLDQSDLIDDAQGVVAVQRLGAYRTFQVPIADIEALTGVDLGPLVDADVLQPTTLRGEDAWLPLRAADDVVLG from the coding sequence ATGACCCTCGGCGTCGGCGGTGCACGCCAGGATGGACGCGTGGCAGACGCGACCCCGGCCGGATACGACGACGGCTTCCTCGGCATCCCCGTCCCCCTTCCCCGGCCGGTCGGCGGTGCGCGCCTCCACGACCTGCCGTACCCCCGGTTCACCGTGCTGCTCGACCCGGTGCGCCGCCTCGCGGCCATGACCGGCGTCAACATCGACGGCGCGACGCTGCGCGACCTCCCCCGCACCGGCGAATGGGAGCTCGACCCGCGCGTGCCGGCATCCGACCAGACCGGGCCGGCGGTCTACGCCGACAACGACCTCGACAGGGGCCATCTGGTGCGACGCCGCGATCCGGGATGGGGCACGGTCGCCGAGGCCCGCGCCGCGACCGAGGCGACCTTCTCGTACGCGAACGCCGCGCCGCAGGCGGGTGCCTTCAACCAGTCGAAAGAGCTCTGGCTCGGACTCGAGGACCACGTGCTCGAGTACGCCGACACGACCGATCGGCGCGTCAGCGTCTTCACGGCTCCGGTGCTCGCCGCCGACGATCCGCCCTACCGGGGTGTCGGCATCCCGCGCCGCTTCTTCAAGGTGGCGGCATGGGCGTCCGAGGGTGAAGACGGGATGCCGCGGCTCGAGGCCGCCGGGTTCGTGCTCGACCAGTCCGATCTCATCGATGACGCGCAGGGTGTCGTCGCCGTGCAGCGCCTCGGTGCGTACCGCACGTTCCAGGTGCCGATCGCCGACATCGAGGCCCTCACGGGTGTGGATCTCGGCCCGCTGGTCGATGCCGACGTGCTGCAGCCGACGACGCTGCGCGGAGAGGACGCGTGGCTCCCCCTCCGCGCAGCGGACGATGTGGTGCTGGGCTGA